In one window of Gouania willdenowi chromosome 8, fGouWil2.1, whole genome shotgun sequence DNA:
- the cbx8a gene encoding chromobox protein homolog 8a, whose amino-acid sequence MELSAVGESVFAAESILKRRIRRGRWEYLVKWKGWSQKYSTWEPEENILDARLFAAFDERERERELFGPKKRGPKSETFLLKAKARTKETNYVFRRESPRGIRVSYPSPEPVLTPRAREGLRAVVPTIFPPSSINRGESFLFRPPEPERRPKAADVIATDLESFPKKRGRKPKLRVLYAEDDGSEPSEPDAKRSRSLIESKTSRHLMHHHGETSDHSLLQLTRRFQEKTTITPRSNCARSYTCAFSPDVRKGDQTGERSRAGVLQPGTLQRKHPGRESTFQAAPQRAPGAWSPRLMNVGSVTVTDVTMNLLTVTIRECTTDKGFFTEKR is encoded by the exons ATGGAGCTCTCTGCTGTCGGTGAGAGCGTCTTCGCAGCCGAGTCCATCCTCAAACGGCGGATCCGACGG ggTCGCTGGGAATATCTGGTAAAATGGAAGGGCTGGTCTCAGAA GTACAGCACGTGGGAACCGGAAGAAAACATCCTGGACGCACGTCTGTTTGCAGCCTTCGATGAGAG AGAGCGAGAAAGAGAGTTGTTCGGCCCAAAAAAGAGAGGACCCAAGTCTGAGACTTTTCTTCTGAAG GCTAAAGCTAGGACCAAAGAAACAAACTATGTGTTTAGAAGAGAGTCTCCAAGAGGGATCCGGGTCTCCTACCCAAGCCCGGAGCCCGTCCTGACACCCAGGGCCCGGGAAGGTTTACGCGCAGTGGTTCCAACAATCTTTCCTCCAAGCTCGATCAACAGAGGGGAAAGTTTCCTCTTCCGACCCCCGGAGCCAGAGAGGAGGCCCAAAGCAGCTGATGTGATCGCTACAGATTTAGAAAGTTTCCCTAAAAAGAGAGGACGCAAACCGAAGCTGCGCGTGCTTTACGCAGAGGATGATGGGAGCGAGCCATCGGAACCGGACGCCAAACGAAGCAGGTCGCTGATCGAGTCCAAAACCTCCCGACATCTCATGCACCATCACGGTGAAACGTCCGACCACAGCCTTCTCCAGCTGACCCGGAGGTTTCAGGAGAAAACCACCATAACTCCCAGATCCAACTGTGCACGCTCTTACACCTGTGCGTTCAGCCCAGATGTGCGTAAAGGTGATCAAACAGGTGAGAGGAGCAGGGCGGGGGTCCTACAGCCCGGTACTCTTCAGCGGAAACACCCAGGGAGGGAGAGCACCTTCCAGGCCGCCCCGCAGCGGGCCCCGGGGGCCTGGAGCCCACGTTTGATGAACGTGGGCTCTGTGACGGTGACGGACGTCACCATGAACTTGCTGACGGTCACTATCAGAGAATGCACCACGGATAAAGGCTTTTTCACAGAGAAGAGATGA
- the LOC114468724 gene encoding meteorin-like protein has translation MVPSVIIILCFVALHSAADVCNWTGSGFAAGTDPRLVLQVRLRCTHGSVRWVYPGQALRVVLEPNLSTTQSSTICIQPYPSFEGASAFIERAGELQLLVTGSEEPQRKVFCFQTDGEHRPAIYLQTNPQRESSWRRRTVGFRYELTGNRRVAPSLGCSGLQTSCRPCNDTELLLAICNSDFVVRGHIKNVSHDLQRQISRVEVSAVKVYWQRGGVFEQLRDPSGLSPSWRGNIYTLLQCRVKPGDGEFLFTGCEHFGEAWLGCAPRYKDFLSLYHNALRAHRNSCDFPLN, from the exons ATGGTTCCCAGTGTGATAATAATCTTGTGTTTTGTTGCTCTTCACTCTGCAGCAGATGTGTGCAACTGGACAGGAAG TGGTTTTGCAGCTGGCACAGACCCCAGGTTGGTTCTCCAGGTGCGGCTCCGCTGCACTCATGGCTCGGTGAGGTGGGTCTACCCGGGCCAGGCTCTCCGGGTCGTCCTGGAGCCCAATCTGTCCACCACACAGAGCTCCACCATCTGCATTCAACCATATCCGTCCTTTGAAGGAGCCAGTGCCTTCATCGAACGGGCTGGGGAGCTGCAGCTGCTGGTGACAGGCAGCGAGGAGCCCCAGAGGAAGGTGTTTTGTTTCCAGACAGACGGGGAGCACAGGCCTGCTATTTACCTCCAGACCAACCCGCAGAGGGAGAGTTCCTGGAGGAGGCGCACAGTGGGCTTCAGATATGAGCTGACAGGAAACAGGAGAGTGGCCCCCAGCCTGGGTTGCAGCGGGTTACAGA CTTCATGTCGACCCTGCAATGACACAGAACTCCTCCTGGCCATCTGCAACAGCGACTTTG TTGTCCGAGGCCACATAAAAAACGTGTCTCATGACCTCCAACGTCAGATCTCACGAGTGGAGGTATCAGCAGTGAAGGTGTACTGGCAGCGAGGTGGAGTCTTTGAGCAGCTGCGAGATCCATCTGGGTTGTCTCCATCTTGGCGTGGAAACATCTACACTCTCCTGCAGTGCCGCGTGAAGCCTGGAGATGGAGAATTTCTCTTTACAGGTTGTGAACACTTTGGAGAAGCCTGGTTAGGATGTGCCCCGAGATACAAAGACTTCCTGTCCCTCTACCACAACGCCCTGAGGGCGCACCGAAACTCATGTGATTTCCCTTTAAACTGA